The Desulfovibrio sp. JC010 genomic interval TGCCCTTCATACTCGGCTCCACCATCGGCTATCTGCCCCAGAATATGGTCTTTGCCCTTTTCGGCAGCGGTGTGGAAGTTTCCTCCACCCTGCGCATGGTCATGGCTGTGGTACTTTTTGTGATTTCTACTTTTCTTGGATTCAGAATCTACCGCAAATACCGTAATCAGGCCGAAGCTGTTGTGGAATAAACTCAGCCAAATTTAATTTTACCAAGCCCGGATTGCATTGAGCAGTTCCGGGCTTTTTTATTAATTCCTTATTGACATCGAAAATCGTTTTCAATATCAGTTAAATCAAATTCCGTAACCAAAATAAATAAAATCCAAGCCGAGTATAAAAATATGACCCCAAGATTAATCGCCAATTCCCTGCACACCCTTATCAAATCACAACAGCCGACTTTCCTCTGGGGACCTCCCGGAGTGGGTAAAAGTCAGGTCGTGGCTCAGGTTGCCGAGAAACTGGACCTTGAACTCACAGACCTGCGTGCCGTACTGCTGGACCCGGTAGATCTGCGCGGACTGCCCCGTATTTCCAATAATGGCGATGCCAGCTGGTGCCCGCCCTCTTTCCTGCCCAAGGAAGGCAAGGGAATCCTCTTTCTTGACGAACTCAACGCCGCTCCGCCGCTGGTGCAGGCCGCCTGCTACCAGCTGGTCCTTGACCGCAAGCTTGGCGAATACACCCTTCCTGAAGGCTGGACCGTCATCGCCGCCGGGAACCGCGAATCAGACAAGGCCGTAACCCACCGTATGCCTTCGGCACTTGCCAACCGCTTTGTGCACCTTGAATTTGAGACCAACGTGGAAAACTGGCTGGACTGGGCCTCTAAAAACCAAATTGCCGATGAGTTGCAGGCTTTCATTAAATTCCGGCCCGGTCTGCTGCATGACTTTGATCCTTCCCGCAGTGAAAAAGCATTTCCTTCCCCCCGTTCCTGGGAATTCGTATCCGGAATCATCAAGTCCGGCCCCTCACCGGAAGTGGAATACGAACTCTTCAAAGGAACGGTTGGGGAAGGTGCCGCAGCTGAATTTTCCGGATTCTGCAAAATCTACCGCAAACTCCCCGATCCCGAATTCGTGCTCAAATCTCCGGACAAAGTCGCTATCCCCGAAAATCCGGCCACTATTTACGCCCTTTGCGAATCCATCGGCTCAAAGTCCTGCCCGGAAAATGCGGAATCCATCATGGTCTTTGCCGCGCGGCTGCCCGCCGAATTCGCAGTCCTGCTGGTCCGTAATGCGGTCAAAAAAGACCGCACAATTGTGGAATCAGAAGGCTTCAACCGCTGGGCTACAGCTAATTCGGATATTATCTTTTAGGGGAGCATAATGAACGCTGAACGTAAACTCCTCAAAGCCCGTGCGGAACTCCTCCTGCGCCAACCATTTTTCGGTTCCCTGTGTCTGCGCATGCAGCCGCAGGAGGACCGGACCTGCAACGGCGCGTGGACCGACGGCAAAACCCTCGCTTACAACCCGCACTTTGTGGACAAGCTTTCCCTTGAAGAACTGAAGGGAGTGCTGGCCCACACAGTCATGCATCCGGCCTGCCAGCACCACAAAAGGCGCGGCAACCGTGACGAACGGCTCTGGAACATGGCCTGCGACTATTCCATTAACTGGATTCTGCTTGAAGCAGGCTTCACCCTTCCCGATGGATTCATGGACGATGAAAAATACCACGGGAAAAGTGCCGAGGAAATTTTCACCGACATGACCAAAAACTTCGATCAGGCCGGGAACCCGGAAATCGGCAAAAAACAGGACGGCCCCAAACACATCGACGTTGAATACGAAGACGGCAAAGGGGAAGGTAACGACCTTGAGTCCGGCGAAGATGACGAACGTTCCCAGACCGGGGACGAAGGCGAATCTTCTGCAGACGGCATGGACTCGGACGAAATAGAAGATTCTGAAGGCGATACCGATCAGGAACAATCCGCTGATCCCGGCGGAACCGGGGAAGTGCGCGACGCCGATGATGCGGAAACAGGCAGCGGCGACAGCGGCGATGTAACAGACAAGGACTGGCTGCAGGCCCTTGCACAGGCCGTTAATCAGGCCCGTGATTGCGGCGACCTGCCCGGCGGCCTTGAACGGCTGGTTCAAACCCTGCTCTACCCCAAAGTGGATTGGCGGGAATTGCTGGATCGCTACATCAGTGCCCGGGCGCGCAACGATTATTCATGGACCCCGCCCAGCCGCCGCCATCTGCACATGGACCTTTACCTGCCCTCCCTTTCAACAGAACAACTGCCCGAAGTGGTGCTGGCAGTGGACACATCCGGCAGCATCGCACCGGAAGAGCTGGAGCAGTTCGCCTCCGAACTTTCATCCATCCTTGAAGCATACGACACCACCATCCGGGTGCTCTGGTGCGACCTTGAAATCACCGGGGAGCAGGTTTTCTCCCGTGCGGACCTGCCCCTTGAACTCAAACCGCAGGGAGGCGGCGGAACCGACTTCCGTCCGGTATTCAAATGGGTGGACCGCAACAATCTCGATCCGGCCTGCCTTGTCTACCTCAGCGACATGGAATGCGGGCAGTTTCCGGAAGCTGAGCCTGATTATCCGGTACTCTGGGCCAGAACCGGAGGTGGCGGATACGCCCCGCCTTTCGGCGATATGATTGATGTATGCTAAGAAGGATTTGATGCGCTGCGCGCTTTTAATCATTTGATTTCGCCTCCGGCGGCCAAAGGGGATAATCCCCTTTGGAAACCCTAGTTGTTTTAGTGGGGGAACCTAATGATCATAGAATGGAACATAACCAAAAAACGGGGAAATTTTCGTCCGCTGCTGACTTACACCATCACTCTGGAAGATTTTGAAAAAGAACTGGGACTGCCGCAGGTGGTCATGCAATCCTCAATCCCTGAACCGCCGGAATCATGGTCCGCCAGCTGTCTGCCCGGTAAATGTGAACGGGCTGGGAAAGACTGTTCCACATACCGACTCTACACCCCGGACCACAAAAAAGGTGAGGTTGAAGGCAAATTCACCCTGCCGTGGAGGGTGGATTCCGACTACCCTGAAGTAAAAAAATCATTCACCAGACTAAGGGCGGACTTTGAAACCGTGCTCAAAGAAGCCTATGACAGCCACCCTGTAGATATTAACGGCAGACTGGAACTTTCCGAAGATACCCGCAGCCACATCGCCAGCGGGCTGGTCTCGCAACGTTTTCTGGAAGCGGTGGGATTTTAAATTTAAACGTATCCGGGGGCTTAACAAACGGGCAGACTGAATGTATTGATATATTCATGCCCTTCTACGAAATATTCATTATCTCAGTAGCCCTTGCCATGGACGCCTTCACCATTGCCGTGGCCTGCGGGCTGTGCATGCCCGAAGTAAGCAGACGCCAGAACTTTCGGCTGTCCTTCCATTTCGGGCTGTTTCAAGCCCTGATGCCCCTGCTGGGCTGGCTGGCCGGGCTGACTGTAAAATCCATGGTCGAAACCTATGCCCCGTGGATTTCTTTTTTCCTGCTGGCCTTTGTGGGCGGCAAGATGATTCAGGAATCCTTTGAAACTGACGACTCCTGCGACACCCACAAAGACCCCACCAAAGGTTTTTCCCTGATCTTCCTATCCGTTGCC includes:
- a CDS encoding MoxR family ATPase, translating into MTPRLIANSLHTLIKSQQPTFLWGPPGVGKSQVVAQVAEKLDLELTDLRAVLLDPVDLRGLPRISNNGDASWCPPSFLPKEGKGILFLDELNAAPPLVQAACYQLVLDRKLGEYTLPEGWTVIAAGNRESDKAVTHRMPSALANRFVHLEFETNVENWLDWASKNQIADELQAFIKFRPGLLHDFDPSRSEKAFPSPRSWEFVSGIIKSGPSPEVEYELFKGTVGEGAAAEFSGFCKIYRKLPDPEFVLKSPDKVAIPENPATIYALCESIGSKSCPENAESIMVFAARLPAEFAVLLVRNAVKKDRTIVESEGFNRWATANSDIIF
- a CDS encoding VWA-like domain-containing protein, translating into MNAERKLLKARAELLLRQPFFGSLCLRMQPQEDRTCNGAWTDGKTLAYNPHFVDKLSLEELKGVLAHTVMHPACQHHKRRGNRDERLWNMACDYSINWILLEAGFTLPDGFMDDEKYHGKSAEEIFTDMTKNFDQAGNPEIGKKQDGPKHIDVEYEDGKGEGNDLESGEDDERSQTGDEGESSADGMDSDEIEDSEGDTDQEQSADPGGTGEVRDADDAETGSGDSGDVTDKDWLQALAQAVNQARDCGDLPGGLERLVQTLLYPKVDWRELLDRYISARARNDYSWTPPSRRHLHMDLYLPSLSTEQLPEVVLAVDTSGSIAPEELEQFASELSSILEAYDTTIRVLWCDLEITGEQVFSRADLPLELKPQGGGGTDFRPVFKWVDRNNLDPACLVYLSDMECGQFPEAEPDYPVLWARTGGGGYAPPFGDMIDVC
- a CDS encoding manganese efflux pump MntP family protein; this encodes MPFYEIFIISVALAMDAFTIAVACGLCMPEVSRRQNFRLSFHFGLFQALMPLLGWLAGLTVKSMVETYAPWISFFLLAFVGGKMIQESFETDDSCDTHKDPTKGFSLIFLSVATSLDALAVGLSFSIMDYPILFPCVMIGITALVLTSFGLWLGKSFAKASRYSHIAERIGGVVLILIGLKLLMQ